From a single Arachis hypogaea cultivar Tifrunner chromosome 3, arahy.Tifrunner.gnm2.J5K5, whole genome shotgun sequence genomic region:
- the LOC112790116 gene encoding beta-glucuronosyltransferase GlcAT14B, which produces MESRMNKLKKGSIEMEKKWLYPLIMGFAMCIFFAGTSFNMGLVSSIHNNLNSIFFFLPSHGAVNRTTPTFVEKKISPAPAPSASATMIPRMAYLISGSKGDLDKLWRTLFALYHPLNQYVLHLDLESPLEERLELSWRVENQPIFKEVENVFVIPKANMVTYRGPTMVANTLHACAILLKRSKDWDWFINLSASDYPLVTQDDLLYIFRDLDRKVNFIEHTSHLGWKADKRAMPLIVDPGLYMSTKKDLFWAGPKRTLPTAFKLFTGSAWMVLSRAFVEYVVWGWDNLPRTLLMYYANFVSSPEGYFQTVICNNPELAKTIVNSDLHYISWDIPPKQHPHVLSINDTEKMIASNAAFARKFRQDDPVLDVIDKKLLHRRKGLFTLGGWCSGKPKCTKVGNKYRILPGKGSHRLRRLINRETLVARFGQNQCT; this is translated from the exons ATGGAATCTAGAATGAATAAGCTGAAGAAAGGGTCCATAGAAATGGAGAAGAAATGGCTATACCCTTTGATTATGGGCTTTGCTATGTGCATATTCTTTGCAGGCACTTCCTTCAATATGGGGCTAGTTTCTTCTATTCATAATAACCTCAATTCAatattcttctttcttccttctcatGGAGCTGTAAACAGAACAACTCCAACTTTTGTGGAGAAAAAGATTTCCCCGGCTCCAGCTCCTTCTGCGTCGGCGACAATGATTCCCAGGATGGCTTATTTGATTTCTGGATCAAAGGGTGATTTGGATAAGCTATGGAGAACCCTCTTTGCTCTTTATCATCCATTGAACCAATATGTTCTTCACTTGGACCTCGAGTCGCCCCTTGAGGAGAGGCTGGAGCTTTCTTGGAGGGTTGAGAATCAACCTATATTCAAAGAGGTTGAAAACGTTTTTGTGATTCCGAAAGCTAACATGGTCACATATAGAGGACCAACTATGGTTGCTAATACACTTCATGCTTGTGCTATTCTACTCAAGAGAAGTAAAGATTGGGATTGGTTCATAAACCTCAGTGCTTCCGACTATCCTCTTGTAACTCAGGATG accttttatatatttttcgagaTTTGGATAGAAAGGTTAACTTCATTGAGCACACAAGCCATTTAGGATGGAAGGC GGACAAAAGAGCGATGCCTTTAATAGTTGATCCAGGGCTTTACATGTCTACCAAGAAAGATTTATTTTGGGCCGGTCCTAAGAGGACTTTGCCAACAGCATTTAAACTTTTTACTG GTTCGGCATGGATGGTTTTATCACGTGCATTCGTAGAATATGTTGTCTGGGGTTGGGACAATCTTCCAAGGACCCTTCTCATGTACTATGCCAATTTTGTCTCCTCTCCTGAAGGCTACTTTCAAACTGTTATATGCAATAATCCAGAACTAGCAAAAACGATCGTTAACAGCGACTTGCATTATATTTCCTGGGACATCCCTCCCAAACAGCACCCTCATGTCCTTTCCATCAACGACACGGAGAAAATGATAGCGAGCAACGCCGCATTTGCCAGGAAATTTAGGCAAGATGATCCAGTCTTGGATGTGATTGATAAGAAGCTACTGCACAGGAGAAAGGGACTATTCACACTTGGTGGTTGGTGTTCTGGCAAGCCCAAATGCACCAAGGTTGGGAACAAGTACAGGATCCTACCTGGTAAGGGATCTCATAGGCTGCGCCGCCTTATAAATAGGGAAACTTTGGTGGCTAGATTTGGTCAGAATCAGTGTACATAA
- the LOC112790118 gene encoding uncharacterized protein → MRLCSDLFQSCFPGTSGTSPNDSIQIKWPILSYRELAKVTNNFDQCNMLEKIDLEKVYHGKTNGREVAIERYSNKEMHIFQQFLYEDLISNILPHKNLVSFHGCAFHHKEFLLAHEYLSNGTLASYLQLGISHSSTLHWLTRLDIAIDAANALSYLHYHGIVHRNVKSRNILLDKNLCAKLGGLHLSRKFPEGVSINDTYVTSDVVGTCGYIDPEYVSHGRVGATVDVYSFGVVLCELISSKLAKYWEGCEEESIATILSKKIGNQDMNKVLDSRVGFQSDHKIKQMIIAVAELALECMSSPQELRPNMEQVLEILNDIKHERFETKSEKGKLKDGREIAVKRFHNETDKSIKQFMKEIEILSLLQHKNLVLLYGCSSRHSKNHLLVYEYISNGTLSKHLQGPSSEKLSWLETATALVYLHDSGIIHRDVKGSNILLDENLTVKVADFGLSRSLPSSVTHVSTIPVGAHAYIDPDYYESGRVSDRSDVYSFGVVLFELISSKPPSLLDDGESVTLAKFGITKMLNNAMEELVDPIFRFGSDQKLMEMIAAVAELAFQCVQCPKDLRPSMKQVLETLEGIKKGTWGFNQIT, encoded by the exons ATGAGGTTATGTAGCGATCTCTTTCAAAGCTGCTTCCCCGGAACTTCTGGCACATCTCCAAATGATTCAATTCAGATAAAGTGGCCAATCTTATCCTACCGGGAACTTGCAAAAGTTACAAATAATTTTGACCAATGTAATATGCTTGAAAAGATAGACTTGGAGAAAGTTTACCATG GCAAAACGAATGGGCGTGAGGTTGCAATTGAAAGATATTCCAATAAAGAGATGCACATATTCCAGCAGTTCCTCTATGAAGATTTGATCTCAAATATCTTACCTCATAAGAATCTGGTGTCATTTCATGGCTGTGCCTTTCATCATAAGGAGTTCCTGCTAGCACATGAATACCTCTCAAATGGCACTCTTGCTTCTTATCTTCAACTTGGAATCTCACACAGCAGCACACTACATTGGCTCACTAGATTAGACATTGCAATTGATGCTGCAAATGCATTGAGCTATCTTCATTATCATGGCATCGTCCATCGCAATGTAAAATCCCGCAATATTCTGCTAGACAAGAACCTTTGTGCTAAACTTGGTGGCTTACATTTGTCAAGGAAATTTCCAGAAGGAGTTTCAATCAATGATACCTATGTTACAAGTGATGTAGTAGGGACATGTGGTTACATAGACCCAGAATATGTATCACATGGCAGGGTTGGTGCCACAGTTGATGTTTACAGCTTTGGAGTGGTTTTGTGTGAGCTTATATCATCCAAACTCGCTAAGTATTGGGAAGGTTGCGAGGAAGAGAGTATCGCTACAATTTTAAGCAAAAAAATTGGAAACCAAGATATGAACAAGGTGTTGGATTCAAGAGTTGGCTTCCAATCAGACCATAAAATCAAGCAGATGATAATTGCTGTAGCAGAGCTTGCACTTGAGTGCATGTCATCTCCACAAGAACTAAGGCCAAACATGGAACAAGTGCTAGAGATCCTCAATGATATAAAACATGAGAGATTTGAAACAAAGTCAGAAAAAG GAAAACTTAAGGATGGGCGCGAAATTGCAGTAAAACGTTTCCACAacgagacagacaagtccatcaaGCAATTCATGAAAGAAATAGAGATCTTAAGTTTATTGCAGCATAAAAATTTGGTGTTACTTTATGGCTGCAGCTCTCGTCACAGCAAGAACCATCTTCTAGTATATGAGTACATCTCCAACGGCACCCTTTCTAAACATCTTCAAGGACCTTCCAGTGAAAAGTTATCATGGCTTGAAACTGCAACCGCATTAGTATATCTTCATGATTCAGGCATCATCCATCGTGATGTAAAAGGAAGCAACATTCTCTTGGATGAAAACTTGACTGTTAAGGTTGCGGATTTtggactctcaaggtcacttccgaGTTCTGTAACACATGTTTCAACCATACCAGTGGGAGCTCATGCTTACATAGATCCAGATTACTATGAATCTGGAAGAGTCAGTGATAGAAGCGATGTCTACAGCTTTGGCGTGGTCTTGTTTGAGCTCATATCATCAAAACCACCTAGCTTGTTGGATGATGGAGAGAGTGTTACTCTAGCCAAGTTCGGAATCACTAAGATGTTAAACAATGCAATGGAGGAGCTGGTGGATCCAATTTTCAGGTTTGGTTCAGACCAAAAGTTGATGGAAATGATAGCAGCTGTGGCAGAGTTAGCATTTCAGTGTGTGCAGTGTCCTAAAGATCTTAGACCTTCTATGAAACAGGTGCTGGAGACCCTAGAAGGAATAAAGAAGGGAACATGGGGATTCAACCAAATAACATAG
- the LOC112775772 gene encoding LEAF RUST 10 DISEASE-RESISTANCEUS RECEPTOR-LIKE PROTEIN KINASE-like 1.2, whose amino-acid sequence MGSIRANLTEFRRKKRSLGSARRWRQTWQSPSKLRDGCEIIIERVSSNDKRQIFQQFLNEILVSNILHHKNLVTFRGYAFHHEKFLVAHEYLSNGTLAAYLECEIQHNKCTLPLLTRMEIAIDIANALSYLHKHGIIHHNINSSNILLDKSMCAKVAGLHLSVNKETSRGCRVSYRSDVYSFGAVLFELISSKPAFWREVPHGEAVGLAKFAIIKLLNNTLKELVDPDIGYDSDKDVPEMVTAVAELAFQCIQCPKELRPSMKQVLETLEGIKKGTWGFNQII is encoded by the exons gtagcattcgagcGAATTTGACAGAGTTCAGAAGGAAGAAACGAAGCCTTGGCAGCGCAAgaaggtggcgccaaacttggcaaTCTCCAA GCAAACTTAGAGATGGGTGTGAGATTATAATTGAAAGAGTATCATCCAATGACAAGAGGCAAATATTTCAGCAGTTCCTCAATGAAATTTTGGTTTCCAATATCCTGCATCACAAAAATCTCGTGACATTTCGCGGTTATGCCTTTCATCATGAGAAATTCCTGGTAGCACATGAATATCTCTCCAATGGCACTCTTGCTGCTTATCTTGAATGTGAAATCCAACATAATAAATGCACATTACCTTTGCTTACTCGAATGGAAATCGCCATCGATATTGCGAATGCATTGAGCTATCTTCACAAGCATGGCATCATCCACCATAACATAAACTCCAGCAATATTCTGCTAGATAAGAGCATGTGTGCTAAAGTTGCTGGCTTGCACTTATCAGTTAACAAGGAAACTTCCAGAGGAT GCAGGGTTTCCTATAGAAGTGATGTATATAGCTTTGGAGCGGTCTTGTTTGAGCTCATATCATCTAAACCTGCATTTTGGAGAGAAGTCCCACATGGCGAGGCGGTTGGCCTTGCTAAGTTTGCAATAATCAAACTGTTAAATAACACATTGAAGGAGCTAGTAGATCCAGATATTGGGTATGATTCAGATAAAGATGTACCGGAAATGGTAACAGCAGTGGCAGAGTTGGCCTTTCAGTGCATTCAGTGTCCTAAAGAGCTTAGACCTTCCATGAAACAGGTGCTGGAGACCCTTGAGGGTATAAAGAAGGGAACATGGGGATTCAACCAGATAATTTAG